The following proteins come from a genomic window of Pyxidicoccus sp. MSG2:
- a CDS encoding kinesin produces the protein MASLIYRRYGGSLQVDLPSFDVLEEAVRIPETQWIATACPLEGLNCDSRFLTFLDTDGNARIRVAEVRAAVEWAAKQLKDRKGADEGSPVLELGALTEEARPLRSAAETILRTLKAPDMARISLDQVRASDPALRAAGQNGDGIVSPAHLPEQLRPLAVDLMACFPEVKNRAGEAGIDPAMVQRFREERTALLAHLDARGAVFTLGDASLDTAKRIREVAPWLDAYFVQCRLVAAQPEAAASLRLPAGRVEGALGDVAALGKAAGDLPIAPPEPAGVLEWSRIHRGPAYETLEAFRRDVATQVTGDARRLTDPAWREMLAKADAVLAWQAKLDASPVRKVVEARPTVEATDLAAIESACAADLLLKPTLDAIVELERLVLYQRWLLVFANNFISMPNIYLPRRLALVEKGTLILGGRKYTLSVLTTNRAAHAALTAQGTTCVLYVQVAPKDGAPSYEVAVPVTRGRSTDLVVGKRGIFYDVDGKEHDATVTQVIRQPVSLWEAMTMPFTRMGAFITSKVEGLATAGEKTFDTTLEKGYTQAVVAPPAAGAAPAAAAPATGGIAGMVAAGSIAAAALGSSFAFIVTQVKSLTLIDLISAATLIAIVVMAPAGLLGWLKLRRRNLALLLEGSGWALNDRLMLTPALSSLVTRRPRLPKGARVDRMDMVRPELARQQEEDGETEGLSGWARLGIALLVIFVLLWQVRIPILTAMCGARWLSEDTCAVVLPSSVEPAPAAPPAAAPATK, from the coding sequence ATGGCCTCTCTCATCTATCGCCGCTATGGCGGCTCGCTCCAGGTGGACCTTCCCTCCTTCGACGTGCTCGAGGAGGCGGTGCGCATCCCCGAGACGCAGTGGATTGCCACCGCGTGTCCACTGGAGGGGCTGAACTGTGACTCGCGCTTCCTGACGTTCCTGGACACGGACGGCAACGCCCGCATCCGCGTGGCGGAGGTGCGCGCCGCGGTGGAGTGGGCGGCGAAGCAACTGAAGGACCGCAAGGGCGCGGACGAGGGCAGCCCCGTGCTGGAGCTGGGTGCCCTCACCGAGGAGGCCCGGCCGCTGCGGAGCGCGGCGGAGACCATCCTCCGGACGCTGAAGGCGCCGGACATGGCGCGAATCTCGCTGGACCAGGTGCGGGCCAGTGACCCGGCGCTGCGTGCGGCGGGGCAGAACGGGGACGGCATCGTCTCCCCGGCGCACCTGCCCGAGCAGCTGCGCCCGCTGGCGGTGGACCTCATGGCCTGCTTCCCGGAGGTGAAGAACCGGGCGGGTGAGGCGGGCATCGACCCGGCCATGGTGCAGCGCTTCCGCGAGGAGCGCACGGCCCTGCTCGCGCACCTGGACGCGCGCGGCGCGGTCTTCACCCTGGGCGACGCGAGCCTGGACACGGCGAAGCGCATCCGCGAGGTGGCGCCATGGTTGGACGCGTACTTCGTGCAGTGCCGGCTGGTGGCCGCGCAGCCGGAGGCCGCCGCGAGCCTGCGCCTGCCCGCCGGGCGGGTGGAGGGCGCGCTGGGAGACGTGGCGGCGCTAGGGAAGGCTGCGGGAGATTTGCCCATCGCCCCGCCCGAGCCCGCGGGCGTGCTGGAGTGGTCCCGCATCCACCGCGGTCCGGCGTACGAGACGCTGGAGGCGTTCCGCCGTGACGTGGCGACGCAGGTGACGGGCGACGCGAGGCGGCTGACGGACCCGGCCTGGCGGGAGATGTTGGCGAAGGCGGACGCGGTGCTGGCGTGGCAGGCGAAGCTCGACGCGAGCCCGGTGCGCAAGGTGGTGGAAGCGCGCCCCACTGTCGAGGCCACGGACCTGGCGGCGATTGAATCGGCGTGCGCCGCGGACCTGCTGCTGAAGCCGACGCTGGACGCCATCGTCGAGCTGGAGCGGTTGGTGCTCTACCAGCGCTGGCTGCTGGTGTTCGCGAACAACTTCATCAGCATGCCCAACATCTACCTGCCGAGGCGGCTGGCGCTGGTGGAGAAGGGGACGCTCATCCTCGGCGGGCGCAAGTACACGCTGTCGGTGCTGACGACGAATCGGGCTGCACATGCGGCGCTCACGGCGCAGGGGACGACGTGTGTCCTCTACGTCCAGGTGGCGCCGAAGGATGGGGCGCCGAGCTACGAGGTGGCGGTGCCCGTCACGCGCGGGCGGAGCACGGACCTGGTGGTGGGCAAGCGCGGCATCTTCTACGACGTGGACGGCAAGGAGCACGACGCCACGGTGACCCAGGTCATCCGCCAGCCCGTGTCGCTGTGGGAGGCGATGACCATGCCCTTCACGCGCATGGGTGCCTTCATCACCAGCAAGGTGGAGGGACTGGCGACAGCGGGGGAGAAGACGTTCGATACGACGTTGGAGAAGGGCTACACGCAGGCAGTGGTGGCTCCTCCCGCGGCGGGTGCTGCTCCGGCAGCGGCGGCTCCGGCCACGGGTGGCATCGCGGGGATGGTGGCGGCGGGCAGCATCGCGGCGGCGGCGCTGGGTTCTTCGTTCGCATTCATCGTGACGCAGGTGAAGTCGCTGACGTTGATCGACCTCATCTCGGCTGCAACGTTGATTGCGATTGTGGTGATGGCTCCGGCGGGATTGCTGGGCTGGCTGAAGCTGCGGCGGCGCAACCTGGCATTGCTGCTGGAGGGCTCGGGCTGGGCGCTGAATGACCGGCTGATGCTGACGCCCGCGCTGTCGTCGCTGGTGACGCGGCGTCCGAGGCTGCCCAAGGGCGCGCGGGTGGATCGGATGGACATGGTGCGTCCGGAGCTGGCCCGTCAGCAGGAGGAGGACGGGGAGACGGAGGGCCTGTCCGGCTGGGCGCGGCTGGGCATCGCGTTGCTGGTGATATTCGTCCTGCTCTGGCAGGTCCGCATCCCGATTCTCACCGCGATGTGTGGGGCGCGCTGGCTGTCCGAGGACACCTGCGCGGTGGTGCTGCCGTCATCGGTGGAGCCTGCTCCCGCGGCGCCTCCGGCGGCGGCACCCGCGACGAAGTAG
- a CDS encoding gliding motility protein, producing the protein MRTRQGRLLGAGLLAALAVAGAGCKKGNEGSGGAAAPAASSGSTGGSAARAPAPSRGAPEAGQGLLLAAGRAADLRVTPDGLKATYLLNGQKPRLDGIPPQMLLGQLYVVPVEGGEPRKLGEGVTNVPGGQLVTPDSKHALFLAGYNPASQSGALTVAALDDAKSEPAVLGTAVSYMLPSPDGTRLAFVDAGRLKLGPLPSGPFTEVAGEVSTAQFTPDGKTLLIKRRLTAAGGLAAVSVEQPEVAPRKLADQVGDYAVSPDGQRVAFQVRSESVRGLYDLYLAEVPALKPKRLAVASSAFAFSPDSKWLGRTENGKPDVPGDFYVGPAAGGAGRKLGERVEKFAFSPDSQAVGFLEKYDQTAGAGLMAVAALPDGATKQVGGRVPNFLWGSDGKYVLFLSRFLKPEYSVDLMLYALGTEKAEKVHRGVFGYGFMPGNTQVVFRSNCIRNGRACDFKALGLPRNGEPQTWIQGMFSYKLSEDGQRVLFTYARMDSDTYDVAVYDVKTQARKTLDQGVQVPVSFAGKGDSRAVYIIAQGPKAGVYSVPATLETAAQK; encoded by the coding sequence ATGCGGACGCGGCAGGGGCGACTTCTGGGTGCAGGTCTACTGGCCGCGCTCGCGGTGGCGGGTGCGGGCTGCAAGAAGGGGAATGAGGGCAGCGGCGGCGCGGCGGCGCCCGCGGCCAGCAGTGGCTCGACGGGTGGAAGCGCGGCGCGCGCGCCGGCTCCCAGCCGTGGCGCACCGGAAGCGGGACAGGGGCTGCTCCTGGCGGCGGGCCGGGCGGCGGACCTGCGCGTGACGCCGGACGGGCTGAAGGCCACGTACCTGCTCAACGGCCAGAAGCCCCGGCTGGACGGGATTCCTCCGCAGATGCTCCTGGGGCAGCTCTACGTCGTCCCGGTGGAGGGCGGCGAGCCGCGCAAGCTGGGCGAGGGCGTGACGAACGTGCCGGGTGGGCAGCTCGTCACGCCGGACTCGAAGCACGCGCTGTTCCTCGCGGGCTACAACCCGGCCTCGCAGTCGGGCGCGCTGACCGTCGCGGCGCTGGACGACGCGAAGTCGGAGCCCGCGGTGCTGGGCACGGCGGTGAGCTACATGCTGCCCAGCCCGGACGGGACGCGGCTGGCCTTCGTGGACGCGGGCCGGCTGAAGCTGGGGCCGCTGCCCTCGGGCCCCTTCACCGAGGTGGCGGGGGAAGTGAGCACCGCGCAGTTCACCCCGGACGGGAAGACGCTGCTCATCAAGCGCCGGCTGACGGCGGCGGGTGGGCTGGCGGCGGTGTCCGTGGAGCAGCCGGAGGTGGCGCCGCGCAAGCTGGCGGACCAGGTGGGCGACTACGCGGTGTCTCCGGACGGACAGCGCGTGGCCTTCCAGGTGCGCAGCGAGTCCGTGCGCGGGCTCTACGACTTGTACCTGGCGGAGGTGCCGGCGCTGAAGCCGAAGCGGCTGGCGGTGGCGTCGAGCGCCTTCGCCTTCTCGCCGGACAGCAAGTGGCTGGGGCGCACGGAGAACGGGAAGCCGGACGTGCCGGGTGATTTCTACGTGGGGCCGGCGGCGGGCGGTGCGGGGCGCAAGCTGGGGGAGCGGGTGGAGAAGTTCGCCTTCTCGCCGGACTCGCAGGCGGTGGGCTTCCTGGAGAAGTACGACCAGACGGCGGGCGCGGGGCTGATGGCGGTGGCGGCGCTGCCGGACGGGGCGACGAAGCAGGTGGGGGGCCGCGTGCCCAACTTCCTGTGGGGCTCGGATGGGAAGTACGTGTTGTTCCTCTCGCGCTTCCTGAAGCCCGAGTACTCGGTGGACCTGATGCTGTACGCGCTGGGCACGGAGAAGGCGGAGAAGGTGCACAGGGGCGTGTTCGGCTACGGCTTCATGCCGGGCAACACGCAGGTGGTGTTCCGCTCGAACTGCATCCGCAACGGTCGCGCGTGTGACTTCAAGGCGCTGGGGCTACCGCGCAACGGCGAGCCGCAGACGTGGATCCAGGGCATGTTCAGCTACAAGCTGTCCGAGGATGGCCAGCGGGTGCTCTTCACGTACGCGCGGATGGACTCGGACACGTATGACGTGGCGGTGTACGACGTGAAGACGCAGGCGCGCAAAACGCTCGACCAGGGCGTGCAGGTGCCGGTGTCGTTCGCGGGCAAGGGCGACTCGCGCGCCGTGTACATCATCGCGCAGGGACCGAAGGCGGGCGTGTACAGCGTGCCCGCCACGCTCGAGACGGCCGCGCAGAAGTAG
- the trmFO gene encoding methylenetetrahydrofolate--tRNA-(uracil(54)-C(5))-methyltransferase (FADH(2)-oxidizing) TrmFO: MADVKQRVTVIGGGLAGSECAYQLARRGVSVELREMKPHKRSPAHKSDQFAELVCSNSLRSDNPESAIGLLHAELRALGSLVLGTADAHRVPAGDALAVERERFSGAITETLHRMAGVEVVAGEVERLPDEGPVVVATGPLTSDALTRELERHVGTKLYFYDSIAPIISGDSIDLNVAFRQSRYGKGGGDDYLNLPMTRDEYYRFIAEVKAGQKVVPHAFEEPKYFEGCLPIEVMAERGDDTLAYGPMKPVGLRDPRSGQEPYAVVQLRMEDTAGTSWNMVGFQTRLTWGEQKRIFSTCIPGLQQAEFLRMGQIHRNTFIDSPRLLSRDLSLKSEPRLYFAGQISGVEGYVESAACGYLVALALHAKLTGKEFVPPPATTALGALFRHVTGEAHPPDYPHQPSNIIFGLFPPLAGRVKKADKRAAYSARAKQALAEWLPHAGVPGTPEHGEQRSA, from the coding sequence ATGGCTGACGTGAAGCAGCGGGTGACGGTGATTGGCGGAGGCCTGGCGGGCAGCGAGTGCGCATACCAGCTCGCCCGCCGCGGCGTGTCCGTGGAACTGCGCGAGATGAAGCCGCACAAGCGCTCGCCGGCCCACAAGTCGGACCAGTTCGCGGAGCTGGTGTGCAGCAACTCGCTGCGCTCGGACAACCCGGAGAGCGCCATCGGCCTGCTGCACGCGGAATTGCGCGCGCTGGGCTCGCTGGTGCTGGGCACCGCGGACGCGCACCGCGTGCCCGCGGGTGACGCGCTGGCGGTGGAGCGCGAGCGCTTCTCCGGTGCAATCACGGAGACGCTCCACCGCATGGCGGGCGTGGAGGTGGTGGCGGGCGAGGTGGAGCGTCTGCCGGACGAGGGCCCGGTGGTGGTGGCCACGGGGCCGCTCACGTCGGACGCGCTTACCCGCGAGCTGGAGCGGCACGTGGGGACGAAGCTCTACTTCTACGACTCCATCGCCCCCATCATCTCCGGGGACTCCATCGACCTGAACGTGGCCTTCCGGCAGAGCCGCTACGGCAAGGGCGGCGGGGACGACTACCTCAACCTTCCGATGACGCGCGACGAGTACTACCGCTTCATCGCCGAGGTGAAGGCCGGCCAGAAGGTGGTGCCGCACGCTTTCGAGGAACCGAAATACTTCGAAGGGTGTCTGCCGATTGAAGTGATGGCGGAGCGCGGCGACGACACGCTGGCCTACGGGCCGATGAAGCCGGTGGGCTTGAGAGACCCTCGCTCGGGCCAGGAGCCCTATGCGGTGGTGCAGCTGCGCATGGAGGACACGGCGGGCACGTCATGGAACATGGTGGGCTTCCAGACGCGGCTGACGTGGGGTGAACAGAAGCGCATCTTCAGCACGTGCATCCCCGGCCTCCAGCAGGCGGAGTTCCTGCGGATGGGGCAGATCCACCGCAACACCTTCATCGACTCGCCCCGGCTGCTGTCGCGGGACTTGTCGCTGAAGTCGGAGCCGAGGCTGTACTTCGCGGGGCAGATTTCCGGCGTGGAGGGCTACGTGGAGAGCGCGGCGTGCGGGTACCTGGTGGCGCTGGCGCTGCACGCGAAGCTGACGGGGAAGGAGTTCGTTCCGCCTCCGGCCACCACGGCATTGGGCGCGCTGTTCCGTCACGTGACGGGAGAAGCGCACCCACCGGACTACCCGCACCAGCCCTCCAACATCATCTTCGGCCTCTTCCCGCCGCTGGCCGGGCGGGTGAAGAAGGCGGACAAGCGGGCAGCGTACTCGGCGAGGGCGAAGCAGGCCCTGGCGGAGTGGCTACCGCACGCGGGCGTGCCGGGCACGCCCGAGCACGGGGAACAGAGGAGCGCATGA
- a CDS encoding TraR/DksA family transcriptional regulator, which yields MAMARSNDLNRIRELLQRRRREILTANAGAHRELTALKDQERDPEYEENAQSELADYTLSSLLESQRREIMLIDAALRRMEMGVFGDCVDCGFEIPIERLEALPFAIRCEEDASIHELETRGGPMATPSL from the coding sequence ATGGCCATGGCCCGAAGCAACGACCTGAACAGGATTCGCGAGCTCCTCCAGCGCCGGCGCCGGGAAATCCTCACGGCGAACGCGGGCGCGCATCGGGAGCTGACCGCCCTCAAGGACCAGGAGAGGGACCCCGAGTACGAGGAGAATGCCCAGTCGGAGCTGGCGGACTACACCCTGTCCAGCCTGCTCGAGTCCCAGCGGCGCGAAATCATGCTCATCGACGCGGCCCTGCGCCGCATGGAGATGGGCGTCTTCGGAGACTGCGTGGACTGCGGCTTCGAGATTCCAATCGAGCGCCTGGAAGCCCTGCCCTTCGCCATCCGCTGCGAGGAGGACGCCAGCATCCACGAGCTGGAGACGCGCGGCGGGCCCATGGCCACGCCCTCGCTCTAG